The genomic stretch CTTTCCTTATCCGCGGGCTACGGGCTTTCCAAATACAGCGGCGATTTTTCGGACGGACTCGTCGATCGTGCGGCCGTTTTCCGCGGGGCTTTCGCGGTGCTGCCGGAACTCTCGGTCGGATTGGGCGCACAGGTCGGATCCCTGTCCTACACGCGGCGAAGCCGCAGGAACATGGAGGCCACATACGCGTATCAGTTCGGCACGGAGAACCTGATACGGCGCAGTTCCTCCTTCAGCGGTTTCCATGTGCTGCTGCAGTTCAACCTCTTCCCGCGCGGGTATCTGAACGGATACGTGCAGACGGGAGGCGGGGTCAGCTTCTACAAACCCGACGATTACGCGCAGGAACGCGTACGGCACCGCCCGAAAAAGGAAACGTTTGCGGCGTTGTCGATTCCCGCCGGATTCGGTGTGGACGTCTTTGTGTTCCGCAACATCGCGGCCAATCTCGAGTTCAGCTACCACTTCCTGTTCGACGATAATCTCGACGCCTTCTCGCCGGATGAGCTGCGCGACGCGCATCTGCGCGAGGTGGGCACGCAGCTCGGCGCTGCCGAGGAGTCCGAAGGAAATGACGGATATTTCACCTTGACACTCGGCGCAAAAGTCTTCCTCTTCGAAAACGACGACATCGACGGCGATCACCTCGTGAACGTCGAGGAGGAACGGCGGGGGACGAATCCGTACGATTCCGACACCGACGGCGACGGATTGACCGACTACGACGAGATCCTGAAACACGCCACGAATCCGCTCGACAAGGACAGCGACGGTGACGGACTCACGGACTATGTCGAAGTCGTAAAATATCGGACATCCGCATCCGAAAAAGATTCCGACGCCGACGGCGTCGAGGATGCCGAGGAAGTGCAGACGCTGCTCACCAATCCTCTCAACCGCGACAGCGACAGCGACAGTCTGAGCGACGGCAGGGAAGTGCTGCTGGCGACCAATCCGAATCTGCTCGACAGCGACCGCGACGGACTCGACGACTTCACCGAGGTGGAGCGCGCGCACACCGATCCGAAACTGCCCGACACCGACGGCGACGGGCTGCCCGACTTCGTCGAATACCGCGCGCATCACACGGATCCCCTGCGCCCGGATACCGATAACGACCTTCTGAACGACTTCGACGAAATCGTCAAACACCATACGAATCCGCTCGCGCCCGACACCGACGGCGACACGCTCGACGACTTCCAGGAAATCGCGTCGCGAAACACCGATCCGCTCAAGCGCGACACCGATGGTGACGGCATGACCGACGAGCGCGACGTGTGTCCGCGCGATCCCGAGACCTACAACGGTTTCCAGGACACCGACGGCTGTCCTGACACGGGTCCGAAGGACGCGAATCTCGCGCTCTCGTCAGGGCCCGGGGCACGGACACCTGAACGGGTGATCCGCGCGAGGTCGGCATCGGACACGATCCGTATCACCGAAGGGCAGATCATCACCCTCTTCGGCGTCAACTTCGAAGTGGACAAGGATATCATCCGTCCCGAATCGTATCCCATCCTCGAGGAGAATGCAAAACTCTTCACCGTGTTCCCGGAACTCGAGGTCGAGATCCGCGGGCATACCGATTCCGACGCCAGCGACGAATACAATCTCGATCTGTCCGACCGGCGCTCCATCTCGGTGAAGAATTTCCTCACCCGCCTCGGCGTCGATCCGTCGCGCATGCGCACACGCGGCTTCGGCGAGAGTTTGCCGCTCGTGCCCAACACCGACGCGTTCGGCAAGGCGCGCAACAGGCGTATCGAGTTTTACATACTGAGGTCGGGTCCGCGATCCCCCGACGCCGAGCGTCTGGTGCCCATCGATACAACACGCCAGATCAGCACGCCGCGATAAATCCCGCGCACCGAGGTTGTGAGTCTCATCTCACCGGAGGCGGGAATATCAGGGCCGGGAACCGTATTCCGTGTTGATCCGTGTGCTCAGCGGGACAATTTTTACGCACCCCACGGGCTCCGGCAATCCGCCAAGTCCCCATGTAAAACGGTAACGCGCGCGCCCGCCACCCCCCGGGGAGGCGCGCGCGTTTTAATGGACCATGAAGCGGCTCTGCGCAGAACCGCTGTTCGTCATGGCCTCGATAAAGTACACGCCCGGACGCATCGCCGCGCGTTCCAGCGGGAAGAGATGCGAGCCCGCGGTCAAAACGGCGTTGTCGAGCAGGACGGCGACAAGCCGTCCGTTCGTGTCGTATATCGTGAGTGTCACGGTCGCATCCGATACAAGCAGCACACGAACCGTCGCGTTGCCGCGCAGGACCGTGGGTGTGACATCCACCGCGTTGCCGGCGCTCGGCTTTGCAGCCACGGTCACAATGGGTGAGTAGTGCGCCGATCCGTCGCGGTCGATCTGGCGCAGACGGTAGCGCAGATCCAGGGCCCGCAACGAGAAGGGGAGCATCTCGACAAACGTGTACGAACGCGGGGAATTCGACGTGCCCGCCGCCTCGACGTTTCCGATCGCCGTCCAGTCCATCGCCGTGTTTGCGATCCGCTGCACCTCGAAGCCCAGACTGTTGCTCTCGGTGGCGGTGCGCCACGAGAGGTACACGGCATCGTTGCGGCGCTGCGCCGAGAAGGCGACAAGCTCGACGGGCAGCGGGGCCTCGAAGAAGAACTGGTTGCTCTTCCACGATCCCGCCACCGCGCTGGTGGTGGCATCAAAACGGAAGTAGCCGAGTGACTGGCTGTACACGCGCAGTCCGGAATACACGGCGTACGCGTCGAGGTCGAGTGTCACCGTCAGTAGACCCGTGGCATAGGACGCGGGATCGTAGGGGTTGAGTGTTTCGGCCGGATCGAGCGTCAGTGTGACCGTGGCACCGGGGATGTACACGGGATTCTCCCACACATCACGCAACTGCAGCATCGGCTGTATGGCAAGCGGCTGCCACATGTAATAATCGCCGGCGGGCTGTCGCGTCCACGTAAGGTGGTCGGGACCGCAGGCGGCGATGGTAAAGGCGTTTGTGACCGCCGTCGCGTAGCCCGTGGCCGCTCCCTCCAGCAGGTACACGCCGGTCTCCCGGATGTGGCGTCCCTCGAGAATCGCGACACCGTTCTCGAAGCCGGCGCCGACATCGATGAGTGTGTCGACAAAGCCGTTGCCCGGTGTCGGATCAGCGGTGAACGTCACGGGCAGTGAGGCGGGAAGGCCCACGGTGGTCGGATTACCCGCGCAGTCGACGGTCTTGAGCACGGGTTCGAAGTCGTCACATGCGGTGCGATCCTCGATGGGCGACATAAACGCGAGGTAGCCGCCGCTGCCGAAATCGCCCGGCGTGATTGTGAGAGACCCGAAGCTCGTGGTGTTTTCGACGATGCCGTTCAACACACCCGTGCCGGGATTGGTGGAAAGGCGCAGCATGTGCCGCGTCGAGCCGCCCGCGGAAATCACTCCCGTCGTCGGCCGCGCCTCGATGTTGCAGAAATAGATGTCGTCGGACTTGTTCGTGTTGGTGTTCGAGCTGAACGTCAGCACGATGGCCGTGGTTGTGACAACAAGGGCGCTGCTCATCGGAAGATTGATGTCGCCGGAATTGTCGAGATACACATACGACGGCTTTGCGACATTCGAACGGAACTCCCATCCCTGCGGCGCACTGATGATCAGTGTCACATCATTCTGATCGGCCGGGATGTCGTACTTGTTGGTCTCCGACAGCACAAAGGAAATGTAATTGCCCGCGGGCGGGACGTACGCGCGGTTCCCCGTGGGGACAATGGGCGCGTGTAATTCCGACCAGGTTCCGTTGCACCCGTAGGTCGCCGGAACAGTGAGCGATCCCGGATACACAATACACTCCTGGGCGGATGCGGCTATCGTCCATATATAAAACAGGCAGATACCAATCGTGGCTCTCATGATGTACTCCGTGACGCTGTGAACGGGACGGGCAATAGTTCACCGTCGCGCGGCGCGAGCCGCGTGGTGTTCCCGCCGCGACGGGCGGGAGGCATGACATTGCAGACCGAGGGTTGTGGGCACTCCGCAATCACGAACATTGCACGGCACATGTGCTGGGCGGGAGCAGACACACGCAAGCGCCCCCCCATTGGGAGCTTACGTACGTCGTGAGTGCAGTATTGGGATTGCGAGCACGAAGAATATATGGTGGTGAAATTGAAAAAGCAAGGAAAAAATCGTCGCAGTACTTTTTTCTGTTTTTTTGTGCGCAGCGGGACGCACTTTGGGACCTTCGCCGAGCCCGCCGCCGTACATTGGCGTTTGTCGCTGAGGCGCGGCGCCCTATTTTTCGGCAATGGAATACAACGGCAGGGCGGAGGTGATTGTGGTCGGCGCGGGGGCCGCCGGACTGTTGGCCGCGATCTTTGCGGCCGAAGCGGGCGCGGACACACTGCTCGTAGAACGCACCTCACAGGGAGGGAAAAAGATTCTCGCCAGCGGCGGCGGGCGCTGCAACATACTGCCGTCTGTCGCCGATGCGGCCGGCTTTACCACCGACTCCTCCAAAAACACGCTGCGCAACATACTGCTCTCGTTTCCGCTCGACGCGCAGCGGCGCTTCTTCGAGGAAACCGCGCGATTGCCGCTTGTGCTCGAGGAGGAGAGCGGCAAATACTTCCCGGCATCACATCGCGCGCGCGACGTGCGCGACGTATTGCGCCGTCTGGCGGCGGAGAAGGGTGTCTCTTTTCTCGGCGACACACGTGTCACAGATCTGCGCCGCGAGGGTGATTTGTGGCTCCTCGCGGTCGACAGCCGTCCCGATCCGCTGCGGGCACGCGCCGTGGTGCTGGCCACGGGCGGACTCTCCGTGCCCTCCACGGGGAGCGACGGATTCATTTTCCCCATCGCGCGGCGCCTCGGACTCGCCTGTATCGATCCCTATCCCGCGCTCACGCCGCTGTACGATGCGAGGCAGACGTTTGCCTCGCTCTCGGGCCTCACCATACTCGCGACCGTCTCCGCCACAAGGGGCGCGCACACGGCCCGCGCCACGGGCGGCTTCTTGTTTACACACCGCGGGTACTCCGGTCCGGCCGTGCTCGACGTGTCGCATGTGGTGGCGCGCGCGCGGCGCGCGGAGATGGAGACAGCGGCCGTGACCGTGTCGTGGCTCGGCAGGGACGAGGCCGGATGGAGCGGACTGTTCGAGACCGAACCCTCGCGCACCCTGCTCGGCGTCTTCGAGCGCGCGCTGCCCGCGCGGCTGGCCGCGGCGCTGCTGAATATCGGACGACTCGATCCGAAAAAGCGGCTCGCGCATCTCACGCGTGCCGAGAGGGCGTCGGCCCTGGCGCTGCTTGCCGCGTGTCCGTTACCCGTGAGCGGCACCGGCGGCTACGCGGTGGCCGAAGTGACCGGCGGCGGTGTGGCCCTCGGCGAGGTCGCGCCCAAAACCCTGCAATGCCGCGCCGTGCCCGGACTCTTCCTCTGCGGCGAATTGCTCGACGCCTTCGGCCCTATCGGCGGCCACAACTTCCAGTGGGCCTGGTCCACCGGCCGCGCCGCGGGTCTGGGTGCGGCGGGGCTGGTGCGGGGGTAGGGGGGGCATCCCTCGTGAGGGATAATTGACAAATATCCCTCATAGGGGATATTGCGGGTTTATCCCCTGCGGGGTATATTTCGGGTGAATCAAACAGCCGGAGATACTCATGCAGCAGTTTATTGCCACACCCGCGCAACTGGGAAGCGTGTTACGCGGATATCGCAGGGCGCGGGGGTTGACACAGGAGCGCGCCGCCTCGAAAGTAGGCATGCGTGCAAAGACCGTTTCCGCCATCGAAGGGGGGCAGGGAGCGGGTTCGAGTATCGAGACGCTGTTCAAACTCCTGTCGGCCCTTGATTTGGAACTGGTCATTCTGCCGAAGGGTGCACCCGCGGCCCCGGAGTGGTAAGCGATGGCGCGCCGGAACACGACACAAGCGCTGGATCTCTGGATGAACGGCGACCGAGTGGGACGCTGGTCGATTTCAGGCAACGGGACGCACCATCTCGCGTACGAAGCGTCCTGGATGTCGTCCGCTGCAGCGAGACCACTGTCGTTGTCGCTACCCCTGCAGGATCCCGGAGTGCCGCATCAGGGCGCGGTGGTGGAGGACTATTTTGAGAACCTCCTGCCAGACAATCGCACCATCCGAGAGCGAATTCAACGCCGCTTCGGCTTGCGTTCCACACGGGCGTTTGATCTGTTGGCCGAGATCGGGCGCGACTGTGCGGGCGCCGTACAAATTGTGCCAATGGATATGGCGCCTCCGGACGTCCGGCAGATAGAGAGCAGTGTGCTCAACGTGCACGACATTGCGCGCATCCTGCGCGGCATCCCGGCAGCAAACACACCCGGCTCACGAGGCACAGAACCGTTTCGTATCTCGTTGGCCGGCGCGCAAGAGAAGACCGCACTGTTGCGGCATCGTGGACGATGGCGGCTGCCGGCGGGCACGACGCCGACAACCCACATATTCAAACTCCCCATAGGCACAACCGGCGTGGGAGGAATCGATCTCTCGCAGTCGGTGGAAAATGAATGGATCTGCTCGCGCATCGTCCGTGCATACGGCCTCCCTATTGCGGAATGCAGCATGGAACGTTTCGAAGATGTATCCACGCTGGTGGTGACACGATTCGACCGCCGCGTCGCTGACGACGGCACATGGATACTCCGGCTTCCACAGGAGGATCTGTGTCAGGCATTCGGAGTTGCCCCGTCTGCAAAATATGAATCGGAAGGAGGGCCGGGAATAGAGCGGGTCATGAATCTGCTGCTCGGATCGAGCCGCGCGGATGAAGACCGGTTGACCTTTTTCCGGGCCGCCCTTGTCTTCTGGCTGCTCGCGGCCATTGACGGACACGCAAAAAACTTCAGCATCCATCTCGACGCGGGCGGCCGGTATCGACTTACGCCCCTCTATGACGTCCTCTCCGCGCACCCCTTCGTCGGGAGAGGACGGGGCAGGATCGCCGTTCAAGAGTTGCGTATGGCGATGGCGGTGATGGGACAGCACCGGCAGTATCATTGGCAACGAATTCTCCCGCGGCACTGGCGCGAAACAGCCCGGCGATGCGGACTGGGAAGCCGGATCGACTCCTTGTTGGATGAGCTTATTCGCCAAACACCGCGTGTCCTCGACGAGGTTGCGCACAACCTCCCGGACGATTTCCCGCAGTACATTTCCGATCCGATACTCAACGGCGTCCGCGACGCGGCACGCAGTATGGAACGAAACGCCTAGCTGTACCCGCGAGATGCCGCGTGCAGGGATGGTATCGTCCGCCGATTTCGCGTACGCCATCCTGGCAACGTTTCGAATTACCGGATGGTTGCCGTAGCGCTCAAATCCTTTTCGGTGAAATGGGTCGGCCGTTGTTTGTTGATCGCTCGGAGATCCTTATGGAAGAGGGCGACGATCTGTGTTGGCTCCGCCTCACTCTACAAGACCTTCAGGACTCGCACGCAGGCGGTATGTGCGCGGATGAAATACACACCGGGGCGCCAGGATGCCGTGGGGATGATGTGGCTGCCCTCGATAGTGCCGCGCCAGATTTCACGTGCCAGTGCGTCGGTGATGGACACGTCGCCGTGTACTCCGTCGAGTGTGATGTGACCCGCGGCGGGATTGGGGTACACCGTGAAGCGGGCAGGGCGGGACGGATCCTCCACGGCCGACACGGGCGGCAGCAGGGTGATCGACGTTTGGGCATCAATCGAAAAGGCGTCACGTGTGTCGGAAGTCACCGTGAGCCGCAGGGAGTGCACCGAGTTTCGCTCACATGGCGTGCGTGTTCACAGAACGACGAATTGGACAACCAAAAAGCTATCGTTTTGAGTGTACCGGATCAGAGCATCCAATCACTTTTCTCCCACTACTCAATGCAACTTCAAAAGCAGGGTCGGTCTGGTACCGGCTTGCTGCTGCTGAGCGAAATACACCCCTCCAGGTGCCTTTTCGCCAGCGCTATTCCGTCCGTCCCAATCCGCAAACTCACGTCCGTCGTCTATCTGCAGCTCCCGTACGACTCTCCCGAGAGCGTCGATGATGAGGAGCACGCGCGAGTGCCGAGTGGTGACCTGAATGGTCGTCCGGTCCACAAATGGATTTGGAGCTGCGGCCAAACCACTGTTCGATACAGGGGGTGGAGTGCTCGAAAGTATCGGGCCGCCGGATCGGTACACCGCGAGGCCCTGTTCTGTGCCAATCCACATGTTGCCTGCACGATCATGGAGCAGGCAGAGGATGTGGCCATTCGGAAGTCGAGAATTGCCGACAGTAAACGACGTCCATTGCCCGGCCGAGAGCATGGCGAGGCCGACATTTGTGCCGACCCACAGCCGCCCCGCCGCATCGTAGGTAGTCGATTCAACCCATGAAGCAGTCAGTCCGGTTTCGGTTCGAGTGACCACCCGTGGGTAATACGTATTGCGGGTCAGGACTCCGAGCCCATCAATTGTGCCGACGAATACTGTGTCGCCCAGGCCTCTACATACCGCCCACGCTGAGATGGAGTTGCGGAGCTGTATCGTAGCCGATCCGTCAAAAATCAGAACCCCACCGGATGTGGCCAGGATTATCCTATTGTCTTTATCGATGCATATATCGCGCGTATATCCCGGCTGAGGGAAGTTTGTGGTCCTGACGAAATCGTATTTTACGATGCCTGCCGTAGAGACGTACCAGATGTTCCCATCGTGATCGAGTGTCAGCGATTTAGCCCATGTGTCCCAGCGTTTTGACCACGAACCGGCCGTGTACACGAATATCGCTTGATCAGCGCAGACCCACAGCCGGCCGGCGGTGTCCACAACCATTCCAGTAATTTTGCGATACAGCGGCCCGAACATCGAGTCCAGCTTGAAGACCGTCCATCCAAACCGATCGACTCGTGCCAATCCGGCATCTGTTCCAATCCAGACGGCCCCGGCGGAGTCCATCACCATCGTGGTGATAATATCGCCAGGTAGCGGGGAGTTGGTCGAATAAAACACCTGCCAGTCCTCTGACTGTGCTCGCAGCACCGAAACGGAAACACCGACGGCGAAAAGTACCATCGCTGCGCAAGAGGTCTTCATGACCTGCTCCTTCGTTATTTCTGGCTAACTGTCGCCTGGGCCCGTCCCGAACACGCACGGACGTATCAACGAATGCCACGGACTTTGGAATGACCTGCCTTCTCGAAAACAGTACTGTCTGAACTATTCCACCCACATGCCTGGCACAAGTCCACACAGGACATGCTCCAAGGTTTTGTTCGCCCATGGGCGGTGAGAGAAGGGTAACCCGCTCCGAATCTACCGGTTTGTGGAACGGAAGTCAAGCGGCACGCGCCCGGCGACGTATCGCATGAACAGGTTTACACACGGTCGCCTCCGTCCTTCTCGTCACACGTCCCACACGCAGTCCGCACAGCGCACTACAAGACCTTCAGGACTCGCACGCAGGCGGTATGTGTGCGGATGAAATACATACCGGGGCGCCAGGAGGCCGTGGGGATGATGTGGCTGCCCTCGATAGTGCCGCGCCAGATTTCACGTGCCAGTGCGTCGGTGATGGACACGTCGCCGTGTACACCGTCGAGTGTGATGTGATCCGCGGCGGGATTGGGGTACACCGTGAAGCGGACAGGGCTGGACGGATCCTCCACTGCCGACACGGGCGGCAGCAGGGTGATCGGCGTCTGGGCATCAATCGAAAAGGCGTCACGTGTGTCGGAAGTCACCGTGAGCCGCACGGAATACACACCCGGCGCGAGGCCCGCGGTGTTCCACTCGCCGAGTGAGGCGTTGCGCGCTTCGCGGAACACCGTGTCCGCCAGCCGTGTCCACTGTGTTTCTCCCTGACGTTGATACGAGAGGACGTATTTCCGGAAATCGAACAGTGCGCTTATTGGTCCGCGATCGATCCACGCCGATCCGGTCACCGCGACGCGTTCTCCGACACGTGCCGAGGCGGCTGTGCCGATTTCCGCCAGCCAGGTGATGGAGCCCTCGTAGGGGACGGGCTCGCGCAGCAGACCCGACTGCACCACGATGAGGATGGATGTGCCGATGGCGCTCGCCGCGCCGTTGCTCAGCGCCGAGTAGGCGAAGACCAGCGCGCCGCTGCGCTCGGAGCGCACGGGGCAGGTGGCCGACGAAAAACCGTACAGCAGAAACGAAGTATCGGAGGCGAACAGGTAGCCGCCCGAGCCGTCCACCATCACCTTTTCGCAGGTCATCCGCGACGCGCCGAATGTGCCGATCTCGCCGAGTATACAACCCGTGACGTGTACGACGGAGCGGTCGAACGTGTACAGACTCCAGGTGCTCACGCGTGTGTTTTCGAGCAGCAGCGTCCTGTCGACAAGCGGCGCGGGAAACTGCGTATATGTGCTGTTGTTCACCAGTCCGCTCACGGCCGTCGAGTCGGCGCCGGTGAACCAGAGGCCGATGGCCCGTATAGCGGAGTTGCCGATCCGAATATCCGAAGCGGGGGCGGGCATCAGCGCCCACATGACGTTTGTGCAGCGTCTGAGCGAGGCGGTGTAGTGGATGTTGGCGAGTCCCGGTGTGCCCGCGCCGAATGTGGCACTGTCCACCGCGGCACCGTCGGGGAAGGATGTGTGGAAGGTCTGACCTGCCCCGACGCGGAACCACAGCAGCACCGTGTGCGCTTCGCGGAAATCGATACGTGTCTCGTCCTGCAGAATGAACTCGCCCGTCTCGTTGCAGGTGTCCACGGTCATGCTGCCGCGGCCCGAGAGTCCGCACGTGGTAAAGCCGCGCACTGTGACGGCGCGGTAGCGCACCGAGGCCGAGTCCGTGACGGCGAGCGAGTGCGACAGACTCCCGTAATCCAGCGTCGAGCGTTCGAACAGCGCGCTGCCTCCGCCGGCCACGATCATGGAGCGCTGATAGAAGTATTCCTGCGGGAAAAACAATGTGGAGTTCCGCACGACGAGCGCCGCCGATGTGCCCCACACCACCACATTCCCGTATATCGTACAGGAGGCGTTGTCGAAGATCAGCCGTCCCTGTCCGACAACGAGGATGGCGCCCGTGTGCTCCCACACCCCTGTGATACGCAGCGAGTCGCTGCCGGGACCGACGATGAGAGTGTCCCCCGGTGCAGCGAGCGTCCGCGCCTGCGGCAGCAACGGCGCGTGGGGGAGCAACCGCGTCGTATCCATTACTCTCGCCGCGTTGTCCACCCGCGACAGCCAGCCGCCGGACTTCACCGACGCCAGCACACCTTCCAACCCACGCAGCGCGGCCAAACCGGACAGCGACGGTGCGTCCGTACCCCGCGTTTCCACGCTCGGATTCGTGTGCGACGGCGTACCGTGCAACAGCAGCGGGGAGGCGGGCAGGGAAGGATGTTGGAATTGGGGAGTGCCGGAGGCGGCACACATCGGCAGTAGGAGAAGAATTGCGAGGAGCAGGACGCCGCAGGACCAATCGTCCCGGTGTGATGTGGAGAAGGGGTGCCGACTATCGTCCGATCTCATGCAAGATCCGTTTCGTGCGCGAGTGAGGAGGCGGGAGAACCGTGTGCCGCAAAGGTCGATGTTCCTTACTCGCGGATCAAGGGCGCCGCGGAAATCTCTGCCTCGGGCGCCGTGCGTTGCCAAAGGCGCCTCGTCGATGGCGAGCCGCGCGGCCGCACCTGCTGGTACCACGAGAACGGTCTTCTGAAGAACATCGTGCACCACACGGCCGTCCTCTCACGCAGCGATTATTTCAGCTTCCGCGAGGGCGGTACCCTACGCGCGGGACTAGCCACCCCCTTAGACGACCACGCCGGCATTCTCTACCGCCACACCTACCCAGGCGGCCGCCCGCGCTGGGAGTTGGCGGTACGAAACGGCCGTCCCGACGGTGATGAACGCGTGTGGGATGAGGACGGCACGCTGCTGCGCCACGACATGTGGGACGACGGATGGCTGCGCGAGGAGCGGGTGCGCATCTCTGAATAACACAGGCTGTATGGATCATGGGAACCGGCAGAATGGAAATGTACGCGCGACTTTAATATGGAGTTGCGACTTTCATTTTGGGGTTTCGTCTTTTTCCCGCTGAGTCCGCAGAGTTTGCGCGTTCGCGAGCGCGACAAGCGTCGGGACGGCGTTCACACGGAGAGCGCTGCGGACTTGAAGACGAGCACGTCGGGCACGCGCGGGACGGCGTTCGCTCAATCATCTCGTGCCCGTGGGGAGAGAGAAGCCGAGACGAGGTTAACAGACGACTGTCGGTTTCCGGGATCGTGACCCAATGATCAACTGTCCCACGCGGGGCGGGACTGTTGATGATCGGGGCGCTGTCCCGCGAGGGCTGCGAACGGGCACCCACGTTGGCACGTTGCGCGCGCAGTCTGCCGGTCCCGCGTATGGCGCGAGTCGCGGGCAACGGCGCGCACGTCGGCCTGCCCTGCGCGCCGGGGGGTGGACCAGTAAGTCGGGAGAGTCGAATCTCATCCCTACTCGACGTGATATGCCTCGCTCAGCGCGCTGAGCGTGACGATCGCCGGGGCGGTTGCATCCTCGGGATCGCGCGCTAGCGCGCCGTCAAGGACGCGCACGTGCGTCCCCGTCTTGAACTCCTTGGGGTGTTGGAGCCGCAGTAGCGCCGCCGTCTTCGCCGGTAGGTCACGCGCGCGCACGACCACCGCGTCCCAACTCGTCGGTCCGTGCCGCCCGGTGATCTTCAACTCGACATCCCCGAAGTGGCCGTCGTCCGAGACGACTTGCACGGCGTTTCCCCAGTACGAGTCGCAGAGCTGGCGCACACCGCAGTAGCGACACGACTCGGTGTTCGGGCGTGCCGAGGGAGGGCGCGCGGCCAGCGCGGCCTCCGCGGTCTGTCGGCGCTCAAAGAGCTCTCGACCTAGATCGTCGATCTCCGATGCACTCGGCGGGGGCACGTCAACGTCCTGGCTCTCGTACGCGAGCACGAGCCGCTTCACCACCCGACCTGACGGGTTCAGCTCGTCGTCGAGCCGCCACATCACCGCGTACACGCGGACCTGGAACTTGTGCGTCTCGTCGGCAGCCCCCGTCTTGAAGTCGGTGATCTCGCATGCGCCATCGTCGAGGACGAGGAGGTCGAGCTTCGCCTTCCACCCGATGCTCTTCGCGCGCACCTCAATCTCTGGGTACGTCCCGTTCAAGAGCGGGAGCCGTGGCGGCGGACTGCTCGACTTCGGCGACGACGGGGCGGTAGGGACCAGCACGCCCTTCGGCAACCGGAGGCGGCTCAGCATCGACTGCACGCGCGCGCGAAGCGCGGGCACTTGGCCGCGCAGGGTCCGCTGCGCGTGCTCCATCAGCACGCCCGCGCGCGGGTTGTCGACGAAGCGCTTGAGGAGACGCTTCACGCACTCCTCCACCACCCGCGTGTATCCGCCGAGTTCTCGTAGCACCTGCGGTGCGTTCGGATCACCAATGGACGGCACGCCCGCGCTCGCGAGATGCTTCGTGATGATCTCGAGTGCTAAGTGGACGACGCTGCCAGCAAGCGCAGCGACCTGGAGCTTCGGCGGGTAACCGCGCCCGCTCCAAAGCTCAGGGTACTCAGCGGCGCTCAGCGCCCAGCGTCTCGGGCACTCCTCGATCTCCGCGTGCGTCGACACGCTCATCTCCGCGGGCGCAGCGGGCCATGTTGCCGGTGTGACGACGCGCCAGTGCGTATTCTCGTTCGCGCTCACCGCGTCCCCCTTCAGCCGAGCTTCTC from Ignavibacteriota bacterium encodes the following:
- a CDS encoding T9SS type A sorting domain-containing protein: MHSLRLTVTSDTRDAFSIDAQTSITLLPPVSAVEDPSRPARFTVYPNPAAGHITLDGVHGDVSITDALAREIWRGTIEGSHIIPTASWRPGVYFIRAHTACVRVLKVL
- a CDS encoding type II toxin-antitoxin system HipA family toxin; the protein is MARRNTTQALDLWMNGDRVGRWSISGNGTHHLAYEASWMSSAAARPLSLSLPLQDPGVPHQGAVVEDYFENLLPDNRTIRERIQRRFGLRSTRAFDLLAEIGRDCAGAVQIVPMDMAPPDVRQIESSVLNVHDIARILRGIPAANTPGSRGTEPFRISLAGAQEKTALLRHRGRWRLPAGTTPTTHIFKLPIGTTGVGGIDLSQSVENEWICSRIVRAYGLPIAECSMERFEDVSTLVVTRFDRRVADDGTWILRLPQEDLCQAFGVAPSAKYESEGGPGIERVMNLLLGSSRADEDRLTFFRAALVFWLLAAIDGHAKNFSIHLDAGGRYRLTPLYDVLSAHPFVGRGRGRIAVQELRMAMAVMGQHRQYHWQRILPRHWRETARRCGLGSRIDSLLDELIRQTPRVLDEVAHNLPDDFPQYISDPILNGVRDAARSMERNA
- a CDS encoding PD-(D/E)XK nuclease family protein, whose amino-acid sequence is MSTHAEIEECPRRWALSAAEYPELWSGRGYPPKLQVAALAGSVVHLALEIITKHLASAGVPSIGDPNAPQVLRELGGYTRVVEECVKRLLKRFVDNPRAGVLMEHAQRTLRGQVPALRARVQSMLSRLRLPKGVLVPTAPSSPKSSSPPPRLPLLNGTYPEIEVRAKSIGWKAKLDLLVLDDGACEITDFKTGAADETHKFQVRVYAVMWRLDDELNPSGRVVKRLVLAYESQDVDVPPPSASEIDDLGRELFERRQTAEAALAARPPSARPNTESCRYCGVRQLCDSYWGNAVQVVSDDGHFGDVELKITGRHGPTSWDAVVVRARDLPAKTAALLRLQHPKEFKTGTHVRVLDGALARDPEDATAPAIVTLSALSEAYHVE
- a CDS encoding T9SS type A sorting domain-containing protein; this translates as MRSDDSRHPFSTSHRDDWSCGVLLLAILLLLPMCAASGTPQFQHPSLPASPLLLHGTPSHTNPSVETRGTDAPSLSGLAALRGLEGVLASVKSGGWLSRVDNAARVMDTTRLLPHAPLLPQARTLAAPGDTLIVGPGSDSLRITGVWEHTGAILVVGQGRLIFDNASCTIYGNVVVWGTSAALVVRNSTLFFPQEYFYQRSMIVAGGGSALFERSTLDYGSLSHSLAVTDSASVRYRAVTVRGFTTCGLSGRGSMTVDTCNETGEFILQDETRIDFREAHTVLLWFRVGAGQTFHTSFPDGAAVDSATFGAGTPGLANIHYTASLRRCTNVMWALMPAPASDIRIGNSAIRAIGLWFTGADSTAVSGLVNNSTYTQFPAPLVDRTLLLENTRVSTWSLYTFDRSVVHVTGCILGEIGTFGASRMTCEKVMVDGSGGYLFASDTSFLLYGFSSATCPVRSERSGALVFAYSALSNGAASAIGTSILIVVQSGLLREPVPYEGSITWLAEIGTAASARVGERVAVTGSAWIDRGPISALFDFRKYVLSYQRQGETQWTRLADTVFREARNASLGEWNTAGLAPGVYSVRLTVTSDTRDAFSIDAQTPITLLPPVSAVEDPSSPVRFTVYPNPAADHITLDGVHGDVSITDALAREIWRGTIEGSHIIPTASWRPGMYFIRTHTACVRVLKVL